In the Diospyros lotus cultivar Yz01 chromosome 13, ASM1463336v1, whole genome shotgun sequence genome, ttttttaatatatattaaaaacatttattggttgattattttttaaaagaataatgaaataaattaaaaataaattaattgagttaaattaaataaattaattgattaaaataaaaaagaagattttatatattttttaaaaattattaaaattttatatattaaaattttgttaaatttatttttattttttaaaattaattttttaatgaattttgctattaatttaaatgcaattttaaatttatttttaagattttatttttatgtttattaatttaatttttaattattttcttaagcaaaatttaatttttttaatgaattttgtggcggcacaaatgttaatttaattttagttttgaattttttttaatttagtgccaatttttcaaaaattgcctctaaatttaattttttaatgaattttgcgacggttttcaaaaatcgtcgcaaatgttaatttaattttaattttgaatttagcggtggttttagaaaatcgtcgctaaatttaattttttaataaattttgcagcgatttttgtAAACtgctgcaaatgttaatttaattttaattttaaattatttttttaatttagcggtgattttaaaccgtcgctaaatttaattttttaattaattttgcggctgtttttgaaaactgtcgcaaatattaatttaattttaatttaaaatttttttttttttaatttaacgacgattttcgaaaaccactgctaaatttaattttttaatgaattttgcgacagtcTTATGAAGGAAAAGAGCCTCGCTTTCTGGGTAACTAGCAAACCACCCATCATTCACTAGGACTCTGTCCAACTTTCAAAAAATGCACTCCACACCAAATCTTTTATTGTTCCACGTCAGCTTTGGACCACTAAAGGCCAGATCCTGAAGTGAAACTGAGAAAAGAAACTCATTAAATCTACGCATACCCAAAGACAGAGAGATGTTTTCGCCTCTCATCTCAGAACTATTACGACAGACGTTAAAATCACAAAAGAGGATCCAAAGGTCGTTAACCACCGACAACCCCACATCTCTTAAAGAGTTCCATAAGTGAGCTTGGTCCACCTCTTCATTCCGAGCATAAATATAAGACAGGGAGAATGGGGTGATAATATCAGGACCAGTCACCCTGACGTGAATGAACTGGTCTGACCTactcaaaacaactaaattaatggTTGACAGATCATAACCAATCCAAATCCAACCTCCATTATTCATGTCATAattgaaaatccatttttaGGTGGGCATAATAGCTCAAGAGATTTCCCCAACTTGCCTTTCCCGCACGGCCGCACCCTAGACTCTAAGATGGAAGCTAAAGACAACTTATATTGAGAGATAAGAGAACGAACCTCCCACTGCTTGGGGGATAGATTCAGACCCCTCACATTCCATGCATTAATCTGTATCTTAACACTCTTAAAGGGTTGGGTTCGGGCTCTTGGACCCTTGATGCATGCTTCCTACCCCGctctctgttcttcttcctttccctttttaCTTGAGCTCCTGTTCTCGGTCCACTCCCTGTGAGCTTGAACTCGTCACCCTATCAGACTCCGAGTCGTCGTCACCCTGAACCTCTCTAACACTAGAGTCCCTCGAGTCGTCCCTCTCAATAGCATCTCCCTGAGATTCTGTGGGGGAAGGGACGTCCTTATCATTTTCAGCTAATGCTAAGgggttaatatttcctaaattttaatgaattatatccccattttggatttataattatgcttaaaataaataattatttgcattacatattattacaagatgaagcaaggaagttgacttctacaattaattaaggggcataaatcgaagacgttggattacccattattgttgttcaaattcatggaccaactatggagtctagaggatgtttcaagtgcatttggcccaactatcaaataaaatccaacataagaaaggcccaaaaccaaccaaaggcccaagaccaatcaaaagcccaacaaagcccaatttgtagaagacttttctttgttttgtattttttttatgagtgatttaccacctaaagtcttttgtattcttatgagtattccaccacctaaagtcttttgtattttttgtcttttacctaattttcttccattagttaggtgaatgttttgtgagtgcccattagatataattatgtttagttgaataattgtgtagtttgtattgcatcttgtgggctataaatagctcacttggatGCATTTGTTAAAAagttattatttactttaatcaaagtttagttttgttcttagagtttctcttagagaattgctcttattctctctcttgttttctcttataatcttacttcctttctttcttcttttaaattcttatgtcatttattgttactttattatccaccgcctaaatggccggttaatttttgcctttaaatttatgtaattttaattcttgtcttttaattatccactgcctaaatggccggttagtttctactatttaattcttgttatttaaattcttgtcaattaacttttaaatggaaatgagtagctaaatctaatcttgggttaaggcaagaacagtgtccaacgctaatgatttccaaagaaagctgcgctttaaatgagtaacattaatttaaatttcagtatgagtgagttttaattattaggAAATTACTAGGTTtagattggagcgtaagcctaacttagagctttcatgtcacgcatgggagttattagaactggaaacgctatcatacccaaacccggatgattaatttagttattttgtatattaattgtaattggatttatggtagttgcttaaattagaatcccacatatcatgtatgaggattgcttaaactagaactatcatcatctctaattgcactTAGTAataaaccctcatatctgaaattaaattaatattactaacATTGtgtgttaaaatttgggaatcaacgggttggtgctaaaattgtcttaactcaagtactatccaatttaatatcatcacattaagcatttatttcaacttttaccttgctttattttctagtatctgttattaaaaaaaatcataaaaaaatcttgttatcaatctatctaaatgcgtgtgcgtgtatgtgacattatttttattttgccataaataaatctctcagtgaacgacctggactcatctagaaaatataaatttaaatttgcaCTACAACtgtactcgtacactgacgagtataaacctctcacctaaataaagaaaaaaaatatataaaatttttattgtgttttgttttgtgttttaattgtaaggtgagagtgcagccagcTAAAAcacaatatttattatttttctttatttgatcATCTATATCCTTAGGGTCATAAGGAATCGTTACAGTATGATAtgatgttttgcatttgatataattttgatgatgaaaaacaattgtattttgatgatgaaataaagttatgagatttcaatgttaaagaattttatgattcaaaatattttttttcatgctatcatttatcgtttcaatttttataaaaagaacaGTCGACAatgtgtttatgttctgttgactatgtttgtggatagtcgactatgtggtttagtgctgtcgactatgtctgaaaatagtcgactatattggtttgatctgtcgactatttaaggtttctgtcgactatttttgcatctgtcgactatttttgttcttagaatttaaaatcctcttcatatttttacatttgtcgactatgtttatgtatctgtcgactatgggatttttgtattagaaatagtcgactattattttctgtctgtcgactatgctcagctttatttgatgaaatagttgactatgcattttcttctgtcgactatatcttttgcagaaagttttcaacggctagtttttcaaacttcaacggtcacaaacagctacatttctcttcaatctcttgggaagcttataaatacaagtcgtggatgatcaagagaagactaatggatgaaaaagaaatgagttgagcttacatcgtatacacatttgtatttatattgtttgtgctttaattttctctcttcaagactttgattttaacttgtattatttcattcaagccttgtatcatttttgagagacattgtaactaagagattcatctcttagatcctctccaattgtacacttcttgtatttcctaacttgtgtagctagagggcctacttgtgtaagtatgaggttttagtgaattggttcaaaatccttagtaggagctaaggtagtagattaggcttggtttaagccgaaccactataaatcttttgtgtcatttattcttgttgctttacatttgtcatttcatatgttctatgttttaaatcactaaaacctcaattgggtcaaaaagttttcaagttctatcaagagttttaaaatatccaattcacctctctcttggtgtgtgccataataCCTCCCATTCTAACATGATACTTAAGGCAATCTACCGTATTCATAGAGGAGTAATCAGGTTCAAAGGGTCTAGAAGATGACCCTACCTCTTCCTCCCTAACAATAGCCTTATCCTTTCTTTCATtggcttttcctttctttccacGAACCATAATAAAACCTTCACCTTAACGTACATTCTAGgtattttcaatgtttttgggattctgatcattcttctttaaatacacaACTCTAGCTTCACTCCCTTTTAGCTGAGGCTGATTCAAACATCGAGAAATAGGGTGACCAAAAACCTTATAGTGGGAACACACAGATGGCATCCATTGATATTCAATAGGTAGACAAGATATCCTAGGTTCAACTGTGAGATCATCCCTACGTTGTTGAACATCAATAAATTTATGGAAGCTGGAATTGACACTCACCTCGACACACACTCTAGCAAACCCCAATTCTTTCCTTGGTCATAAGATCAGCATATAAGGGTCAACCTATAGAACTAGCAATAACAGAAATACCTTTAAGAGACCATCCTTCAAGAGGAGGATTATGGATTTTAATCCATATCAAAACTAATGTGTGGGACTATCTAGAGATATTCATGCTCGGCTCCCAACATTTTAAAACGACAGGATGACCCGCAAAGTGATAAGGACCcgcataattaatttaagcatgtTTTCTAAAGAATCAAAgcgaaaaaaagaaaaaatcacaaTTATTAAAGAGTACTTCAATGAGACCATGGCGTTGCcacattttttttacaatattttgAATGACCGAAAAATGAAGCTTCTTTTCTATAAAATATCCTACAAGAGTattcttccaaaattcaaagCATTCTTTAATTATGGTAACTGAACAAGAAGAATATCTAAAAGCGTACTTGGAGGTGGGAAATAATCAAGGCACGTGGGAGCATGGTGAGCCCGATCTTTGATTATAGCCTCTCATGATTTTATTGGGCTGTATTGATGCAACCAAATGAGTGGGCCTGGGCTTATTAAAAAATGATGGctattatttactaataaaagacCCATGGGCTTGCTGCTTTGGCTCATTAACGTGCTGGGCTAACCAAGCTTTACCATTTAATTGATGCGGGCCATATTCTGGAGCCCACCCACCTAAATCAAGACCAGAGCCCACACGCAGGTGAAGCCTATCACCTTCAGAACTCAGTCCACCTGTTTCAGCCTCCAATGGCCTCTTTCTCCCTACCATCACATGAAGATTTTGGAAATCCGCCGATCATGAAGCGGCTACTCAGAACTTTGAAGCATGGGCTTATGCTGGAAATGGTAAGTGTTTCCTTGGTTGCCCAAGTCAACAGGTTCTGCCTCGCCAAGTTCGACATCCTTCACATCATCGTTTTGCTCAAACCGACAAGAAGCTTCTGCCACCGTCAGCGCCACTACTTGGTGCCTTTCTAAATAAGCATCTGCCACCGTCGGCACCACTGCCTTATGCCTTTCTAGACTCCCAATTGGACTATCGTTGGGGTTCTGAGTCCCTGAATGAAGAGGGGGAGTCCAAGCTTCCTTCTGGTTCATGTCCTCCACGGTCTCGTTCCCATTGTCACTGCCATTAAAATTCTTTCCATCAGACTAATCCACCCCACCATGTAAGATCTGCATGCCAACCTCGTCTACTACTCGAGACGACGCTCATACTGGTGACGAAGCACCTGGCGGTGAAGATCTGGAATCCCGACCAACCATCAAGGATGAAGACGGCTCTTCTAGATCGCTTCTTCTGAAAACACCAGTCGATAGTGCTGGAATGTCACAGAAGTTAAGCTCCTCGTCCAATAGGTCATCTTCCTCAAGCATATGCTTACTTTCATTCTTAGAGCCCTCGCTAATCATCATGATTCCAACTTCATTAACCTTTACCTTGCTGTTCGGATTTCGTGTATACTCCTTGTCAAaactagtatttttttttctagatgaTCAGGAGTACATAGTTTACTTTTCCCTCcgaaaaactcaaattaaagaATAAGAAGTAATTGATTTGTCATAAGTCAAGGCCCGTAAGAGTGAAGGCCCAAAAAAGATAAAGGCTAAAGCCTGTAAAGCGGAAGACACTAGAAAGCCCAAGAATTGCTCAACCTCCTAGAGATTGTTGATAGTCTCCCGAAAACTGTTTGTAGTTCCTAATGATTTTTAGGAGACTGTCTTGAAAACTATCAATAGTTTTGCAAGACTGTTAATAGTTTTGTTAGACTGAAATCTCCCAAAAGATTTATGATAATCTTGGAAAGAAAGCCAACAAGCAAGGCTCTAGGAGACTAAGAGGTCTTAGAGACTTTCCCCTCTCGCGAAGAAGTCCCAACTAATACATGAACATAATGCTAAAAGTCCATTTAAAAAACTCGTAATGGATAAGTCTTATCCATAAGAAGTCCAAATCTTAATCGATCTTGAAATATTATGGATACTTATTATCAAATTCCaaatttctctataaatagaaagaCCTTTATTCAAAAAAAGATAAACCATTAATACTAATTTAAGAGTTCTACTACTTCTTTAAGCATTTTCAAGAATCTAACTTAAGCATATGACAGTGTTCTTCCTTACAAGAATCTGTCGACTTGAAGATGATTTCttaacatataaattatattgttgTCTCTAGATAACAACAATACTTTattgtctaaaaaatatatttgttttcaaatcttcaaattaCTTCGTTTATCATGTgttttttgctttattttttttttaattttagcccTAATTTTATACATAAGAAGTTAATATGGTGGGAAAATATATAGTTAAGTTTAAAAACCAACTTTTAAGGAtgaactatttttaaaattttatataaattgattaggTAACGATTATTTGATGGTTACCTGTTAGTTAATAAGGATAGATGAAGAACTAAATGGAATTACCCAACTCATGTGAAGGGAAAAGATGAGATGTGAGAACGAAGACACGGAACAAATACCAAATCCAAACTTAACAAAGGAgatttttcattatcaatttattcaaaaatttaattttaagaatcATTAGCATTCTtaggtataatttttttttatatagtaaaTTGCTACCCTTATTCTTCTCATGTGACAATAAAAGTAATCGTATGTGACTTCTAAGTAGGGTTGACAATAATTTagtttggtttcaatttttgtcaaaactataattaaaccaaacttaaactattaaaatcaaaaccaaactattacccattagttttaaaaattaaaaactataatcAAACTATTCAGTTTCGAttttaaccatggttttttaGTTCTAGTGGCGGAGCCACGTTGTGGCCAGCTGGGGCCTTGGCCCCAgcttgcttttttatttttttgatttttttatatatattagtatgaataattataatttttataatttggctTGGActaaaattatactttggctCGGACTAAAATTTTTTCTTGACTCCGCCATTGTTTAGTtcaatccataccaacaaataaagacaaacttttgcaaatagcattcataaaaaattttgataactccataacaaacaaaaacaaactctaataaagttatcttcttcttacataaagttacaaattagcttcaaattttttagatataattatttgattgataaaaataaaataatttaagattatgttttatttttatttgttaattactttataaatattacatattttatatatttgtaatgcattaattaaaatacttataaaaaaatgcattagtcaatattatattatgagtatatataatatattaaataaataaatatatattatatatatgtatatttggttCGATTACCCACACATTTGGTTCGAGTTTTGGTTtgaatttagtgaaaaccataaataaaccatacccattgaaatagtgtttgatttttttccaaaccaaactattatccagtcaaacgatttttaaccgcattgatcgattcggttttggttCAATTCGGTTCTCCACGATTTTGGTTGCAATTGCGATCCCTACTTCTAAGAGTAGCCTAGTGATTAAAGCCTACAAGGACCTTTTCTATAATTAAGATTCAAGAGAGTTTgcatataaatttttatgttctTACGAGTTTgcatataaatttttatgttctTACCTATAATGTGTGATTTGTTGACTTGACGATACACAATGGCACACTCTTAAGAATTAATGAGTAGAACCAATATGGAACCTAGCAAATAATACTAAGTTGACAAGTAATATTACTTTATGTCCCTAGTAACATGAAAGAATTTTTGGTAAGCCttttaaacaagtaaggattTGCTTTGAGGCCTCTCTAATATGAACTTTTTCATGTTTAAATCAATAATTAGCAGAGCTTCTAAGCTATGCGGGATAGGTTGTCAAAGAAGGTGActagagagaaaggagagagagaattgagctCTTTTATTGTCGAAGaagataaatagaaaaaaaatagataaagagGTAGTGATTGAGAGGAGAGAGATAAAGTATGCTTAATTTGATCAAATTGTAAGCTCATGTTGTAAATCACATCTTcatttaatgatgaaatttaattgaatataaTCATATTCTAAAATTGAAAGAACAAAatacaatttgaattttttaaaatgaatttttaccCTATATAGTATGGTTATCATGATGTGAGAGGGTTGAGCTTCAAAGATACATGGGCTTAGTAAATTTTAATGGGCCGAAATGTTTTGTAAATAGAAGAAAACCGTACTGGGCCTAAATTGGCAAGGAAAATGAATTGGGCTTAATTTTAGGAGAACGTGGTAGGATTAAGGATTTCGATTGGTCGGTAATTACCTATTTacatacttatttaaataaattatatgcatgtattttattatttatagttattttaatttaaagggGAAATTGGGACCACTCACTAAGCAGCATTTACATATTTGTTTTAACCATTGAGTGTGGATTATTGGAATTTATTCTATGCCAATTCTAAATTCAACGTAAAGTGAGAACATTATTAATAACATAACGTAACACATtgttaccatatatatatatatatttataggcGAGTTAAGGAGAATTTTGCTTGTGAACCAACCAACCATACTATAACTGGGTTCTCGTGAATCAATTCCTTCAAATTAAAACTGTAGAAAGAACCAAATAGTCTGTAGCATTATGATGACATGGATATACACATACACCAACatgattattataaaaaaaatattattgatatatcattatatattttggactatacaataatatattaatatttaaaatatcccTCACTGAAGGCAATGAGGCGCTATGAGACAGTGAGACGTATGATTAAAATATCTCTAATCCAAAGCGGTGAGACCCGAAAATGAGGCATGAAAGATATTTATGTTCTTTATATGTATTACgtagtttaaaatatatataaattaataaattatgcaCAAACAGCATGATCAATGAGAAATAGAGGCATACGTCCGTTACTAATTATAATAACTCTGGGGCATTCGCATGTTTGTACAATTGTACTATCGGTCGCAATTTCTATCCCCAAAACCGCCTTTCCCTTTTCAAAAAACAGAGCACTCTTCAAGCACCGTACGGAGAACGGTGGAGAAACGGTCGGCCAGCAAAACCCTAGTGAAACTTCTGACCCTCAATCCAAATTCTGGGGCATCGGATGGGATCGGACGTCGAAAGCGATCCGGTAGGGTTTTTCATGAGTCTCGAGCGGTGGCCTGGAGACATGGACTGTGAtgacggcggcggcggcggcggcggagatGATATGGGTCCGGCGTCGCAGTCGTCGGAGACCTACTTGCTCGGTTTCGTCATAGTGAACATCGTTGGCTTGCAGTACTACACCGGCACGATCAGCGGCCGGGAAATGGTGTGCCTGGTCCGCGAGCCCTTGAATCCCTACGACCCGAACGCGATTAAGGTGCTCAACACCAGGACGGTTCAGGTTGGCCACGTGGAGCGCTATGCAGCGATGGTTCTCGCGCCGTTGATGGACCAGAATTTGATCACCGTCGAAGGCATTGTTCCCAACACTCCGGCGAGGGGTAGCCGCTACAGGATTCCGGTTCAAATCCATATATTTGCCTTCAGGGAGTCATTTTCCAGGGTCAAGTCTGCGATTTCGCGAGGTGGCTTGCAGTTGATTTCGAGCAACGACGCGTCTTTTACCTTGTCGCAGGCGGTTGTGGTTAAGGAGAGGAAGGCCAGCCAGGACGGCAGGAGCGTGGATGAGATATTTAAACTGGTGGACGAGAATGTCAGTAATAAATCCGCAATGGAGGCGCTGGAGCCACCCAAAGAAGTTATCAAATCGGAGCTTTTCTTGCACCAGAAGGAAGGCTTGGGGTGGATGGTTCACAGGGAGAATTCTTGCGAGTTGCCTCCATTCTGGGAGGAGAAAGATGGTGCTTATGTCAATGTGTTGACTAACTATCAGACCCGTACCCGGCCTGAACCTCTACGGGGTGGAATTTTTGCGGATGACATGGGGTTGGGTAAAACTCTCACATTGCTTTCTTTGATTGCCATTGATAAATGTGGTTGTGCAAGTCCCTTTTCAGTTAATAGCAGTAGAGAAATTGCAGAACAAAGTGAGGGAACAGATGGGAAGGATGATAAATTGGTTGTTTTGGGTAGCAAGAAGTTGAAGAGGGGGAGGGTAAGTAAAAATGATAGTAGTTCACGGAAGACAAAAAAGACTGAAGCTAcccattttgataaaatagcgAAAGGAAAATCTGTTGGTGGATTAGATAGTTGTGCTGATGCTTCAACTTTAAAACCAACACTAATTGTGTGTCCTCCCTCTGTGTTTTCGACATGGGTGACACAGTTGGAAGAACACACTAGACCGGGAAAGTTTAaggtgtatatgtattatggGGAACGGACAAAAGATGTACAGGAGCTTCAGAAGTATGACATTGTTTTAACAACCTATAGCACTCTAGCCTGTGAAGAACCCGGGGATGGATTACCTATGAAGAAGATAAAGTGGTGGCGAGTCATTCTGGATGAGGCACATGTGATTAAGAATGCAAATTCCCAACAAAGCCGTGCTGTTACTAGCCTGAATGCTGAGCGGAGGTGGGTTGTGACAGGGACACCAATACAAAATGGctcattggatttattctctctCATGGCATTCTTGAGGTTTGAACCTTTCTCAATTAAAAGCTACTGGAATAGCTTGGTTCAGAGGCCACTTTCTCACGGAAATGAGAAAGGGCTTTCGCGCTTGCAGGTAATAACACATTCTATTTGTTTCTTAACCCTGAAGCTGTTGCCTGCCTTGTTGAATTTAGAATTGGCACATTAGATGTTGTGAGATTTTTTTTCTGTTAACTTGGGAAATGTCTTCCTGCTATTATGTTGGACGTTTCTCTGCTTTGTGGATGAATCTTCCATGCTATGAATATTCAACTTCTTAACATTAGTTACTACagttgaataaatttaattggtCCAGCAACCAGGGTTTTGCATTTCCACATAACCACTGGAGGCTTCTCAGTTTGGGGTGGGGATATTCCTCTTGGCATGTTGATTAGCAGTCATGCAGTCCATCAGTTTATGGATTGAATTGATAGGGATGGCAGATTATGTGATTCTAGCTATGCTGCTGGGATAGATCATGTTACATCAAGAAATAAAAAGCAAACAGATATGTAATAAaacttttcaattcttttatATAACTTTAGGAGTTAATCAGAATGCTATCTGAAAAGGAAATGATAGGTATTATAttgggaaaaacaaaattatagtcTCTTGGAGCAGGATTAAAGATGACAAAGATTGCTTAGTCATCTAAAGCTTCTATAACATAGTCTTCAATGGACTTCTTGGAATTGTATGGTCAGTTCAATTTGTGCTACACGtgcttttaattttctcttgctttattattttttttttttagattttgattGCTTGGGTATTTTTCACCTGATAATGCTTCTCATTCATTGTGCTTAATGTGAATTAGGTTCTAATGGCAACCATTTCACTGAGGAGAACAAAAGACAAGGCTTTAATTGGGTTGCCACCTAAAACTATGGAAACCTGTTTCGTGGAACTTTCAGCTGAAGAGCGTGAGCTGTATGATCTGATGGAAAATGAGGCAAAGGGTGTTGTTCGGAACTATATCCATGCTGGTAGTGTTACAAGCAATTACTCAACTGTGCTAGGTATAATTT is a window encoding:
- the LOC127788822 gene encoding putative SWI/SNF-related matrix-associated actin-dependent regulator of chromatin subfamily A member 3-like 1 isoform X3; the encoded protein is MGSDVESDPVGFFMSLERWPGDMDCDDGGGGGGGDDMGPASQSSETYLLGFVIVNIVGLQYYTGTISGREMVCLVREPLNPYDPNAIKVLNTRTVQVGHVERYAAMVLAPLMDQNLITVEGIVPNTPARGSRYRIPVQIHIFAFRESFSRVKSAISRGGLQLISSNDASFTLSQAVVVKERKASQDGRSVDEIFKLVDENVSNKSAMEALEPPKEVIKSELFLHQKEGLGWMVHRENSCELPPFWEEKDGAYVNVLTNYQTRTRPEPLRGGIFADDMGLGKTLTLLSLIAIDKCGCASPFSVNSSREIAEQSEGTDGKDDKLVVLGSKKLKRGRVSKNDSSSRKTKKTEATHFDKIAKGKSVGGLDSCADASTLKPTLIVCPPSVFSTWVTQLEEHTRPGKFKVYMYYGERTKDVQELQKYDIVLTTYSTLACEEPGDGLPMKKIKWWRVILDEAHVIKNANSQQSRAVTSLNAERRWVVTGTPIQNGSLDLFSLMAFLRFEPFSIKSYWNSLVQRPLSHGNEKGLSRLQVLMATISLRRTKDKALIGLPPKTMETCFVELSAEERELYDLMENEAKGVVRNYIHAGSVTSNYSTVLGIILRLRQICTDMALCPSDLKSFLPSNNIGDVSNNPELLRKMVSLLQDGEDLDCPICICPPNDVVITCCAHIFCRSCILKTLKRTKPCCPLCRRPLSETDLFSSLPDSSDTDNSKVTRSSTSSKVFSLLKLLSASRDQNPTTKSVVFSQFRKMLILLEEPLKAAGFKVLRLDGTMNAKRRAHIIQEFELPAPDGPTVLLASLKASCAGINLTAASRVYLLEPWWNPAVEEQAMDRVYRIGQKEDVKIVRMIARNSIEERILELQEKKKKLAREAFGRRGLKDRRDINIDDLQTLMSL